Within the Deltaproteobacteria bacterium genome, the region CGGAGAGCCCCGCGTCGTTGGTGACGGTCAGCTCACCGACGTAGGGGCCGGCCTGATCCGGGGTGAAGCCGGGGCAGTCCGGGGCGCCCGCGCAGTTGGCAGAGAGGTTCACCGCCGAGCCGGCGGGCGCGCTCTGGATCCGCCAGCTGTAGGTCAGCGGGCGGCCGTCCGGATCGTGGGAGGCGTTTCCGATCCAGGTCGCCGAGGCGAAGGGGGGCGCCACCGTGTCCGGCGTGACCGAGCAGACCGCCACCGGCCCCTCGGGGGGCGGGATCGCCTCGAGGGTGGCGGTGCAGCTGCCGGTCAGGCCCGAGGCCGAGGTGACCGTGAGGGTCGCCTCGTAGAGGCCCACCGCGTCGGGGACGAAGGGCCCGCACTCCATGGTGGAGGCGCAGCCCGGCAGCAGCAGGGTCGAGTCCTGGGGGCGGGCGGTGAGCTGCCAGCTGTAGCCGACGATCGCCGTGCCGTTCGGATCGTGGGAGCCCTCGCCGGTGAAGGAGGCCCCCTCACCCACGTGGACCGTCCCCGGGATCACGTTGCAGACCGCGATGGGGTCATCGATGACCACGCCGGTGCCGTCGAGGGGGATCTTCAGGGGGTTCTCGTCGGGATCGTTGCTGGCGATCTCCAGCACCGCCAGGTAGCGGCGCGCCTCGGCGGGCCGGAACTCGAGGGTGAGGTCGGCCAGCTCGTTCTGCGCGAAGGCGTGGGCCGAGACCGGATCGTCGGTGACCAGGTAGGCCGCCGCGCCGTCACCGGTGACGGTGACGCTGCTCACCTCGAGGAGCCCCTCGCCGCGGTTGCCGACCCGGATCTGCACCGAGCCACCCTCGCCCACGCGCAGCACGCCGAAGTCATGAATATCGGGGCGCGAGACGATGTCGGGGAGCAGCGGCGGCTCCGGCGGAGCCTCGAAGCCGACCAGCTCGTCGTCACCGCAGCCGCCGGTGAGCAGCGAGAGCGAGAGCAGGAGAGAAGCGGTGAGCGAGACGAGACGAAGCGGTGCGCGATTCAAGTCAGGTCCTCCCAGGTAGGCCACGAAGTCCGGTTCCCCCCGGCTTCTCGAGGACTCCTTCCTAGCCTCCCGGACCCCGATCGCACCACCGATCCCTGCGCCGCCGGCGGCGCTCCCGCGCCTCGCCCGGCCCCGCCCCGGCCCCCCCTGAAAAAGCGCCGATCGCCAGATGGCCTCCTTTGGGGCTCTTGCGGCTCGATCTCGGGGGGCAGGACCGTACTTGGAGAAAAGGGGGAGGAAATGTGAGCCTCATCACAGCCCTCCTTACATGTACGGAGAGGTGCCTCGCAGGCCCACGATCGAGCACATCCTCCGGCTCTCTCGTTTCGAGGCACTGCCTCGAAGAGGGAGGGGTCGATCTGGCCCACGACGAGACAGGCGCCGGCTGCCCACCACCGGATTGCAGGGGCTTGGCGCGACGGCACGCCGGTTGCTCTTGCTGGCAGGCGTGAGCACGCCAACCAACCAGCAGGAGGCAGCGGCCATGGCCGAGCGCGAGATCCGGGAGCGGGACATCCTCGTGGCCCCCCACGAGTACGCCTACGTACAGGACCTCACCAAGGGCGACATCGTCCTCTACGTGGGGCCGACCAAGATCAGCCTCTCGAACACCGAGCGGCTGGTCGTCTTCGAGGAGGGTCGCTTCGTCCCGGTGCGAGGTGACGACGCTGCCCGGGGCGTGCACGAGTTCGTCGCGGCGAGCTCCTCCCAGTACATCGTCCTGGAGAACCCGCCGAAGCAGTCCGACGCCGCGCCGGTGAAGGGCGCCAACTCGTCCGCCGAGCTCCTCGTCGGCCGGAAGGTCATCGTGCCGGGGCCCGCCGAGTTCCCCCTCTGGCCCGGGCAGCGCGCGAAGGTCGTCGACGGCCACGAGCTGCGCGAGGACGAGTACCTGGTGGTGCGGGTCTACGAGCAGGGCGAGGGCAGCGAGCCCATCGGCAGCGAGCACATCGTTCGCGGCGCCGACGTGGCCTTCTACATCCCCGAGACCGGGCTGGAGGTGGTGCCCCTCCAGGGCCGCTACCTGCGCCGGGCCTGGCGGCTGCAGAAGGACCGGGGCCTGCACCTGCGGGTCACCCGCCCCTTCGTCGCGGCGGAGGGAGAGGCCGTGCCGCCGGGCGAGTACCGGGCGGGCCAGGATCTCTTCCTGCGCGACCGCGAGGGCTACTTCTTCCCCAGCGAGAGCCTCGAGGTGGTCGAGGAGGTGAGCCGCATCGCGCTGGCCGAGAAGGAGGGGGTCTACCTGCGCGATCGTGCCACCGGGAAGATCCGCTGCGTCGAGGGGCCGGTGAGCTACCTGCCCGACCCCACCCAGGAGGAGCGGGTCGTGCGCCACCTCTCCGAGGAGAAGGCGCGGCTCTACGGCCTCGCGCGGGGCGGCGACCCCCACGCCCCCTCGATCACCATCCCCCCGAGCACGGCGGTGATGGTGACCACCAAGGATCGCCGCGAGGTGGTGAGCGGACCCCAGACCCGCATCCTCGCCTACGACGAGGAGCTCGAGGTCCTCACCCTCTCCACCGGCCGCCCCAAGCAGGACGAGGCGCTCCTCTCCACCTGCTTCCTGCAGATCGAGGGCAACCGGGTCTCGGACGTCGTGCGGGTCACCACCGCCGACCACGTGAAGCTGCGCCTCACCCTCTCCTACCGGGTCAGCTTCACCGGTGAGCCCGAGCGCTGGTTCAACGTGAAGAACTACGTGGGCCTGCTCTGCGAGCACCTCGGCTCCCTGATCCGCGCCGCCTCCCGCAACGCCAGCATCGAGAGCTTCCACGAGCACGGCGCCGAGATCCTGCGCAGCGCCATCCTGGGAAAGCGGGGCGAGAAGGAGCGGCGGGAGGGGAGGGTCTTCGAGGAGAACGGGATGTGGGTCTACGACGTCGAGGTCCTGGAGGTGGAGATCCTCGATCAGGCGGTGCGCGAGCTGCTGGCCGACGCCCAGCGCGAGACGATCGTCTCCCAGATCGCCCGCAAGAAGGAGGAGCTGCGCCTCGGCGACGAGAAGCTGCGGGAGGCGGTGAGCCGGGAGATCCAGGCCGCGCAGCGGGAGACCGCCGCCGCCGCCCTCGAGCTGGAGGCCGCCCGCGCCGAGGTCGCGCGGGCGAGGGCCGAGAGCGCTGCCGCCCTCGAGGGGCTGCGCAGCCGGGCCGCCGCCGAGCGCGAGGCCGAGGCCCTCGAGCGGATGAGCGCCGCCCGCTTGCAGGCCGCCGAGCGCGAGGGTGCCCTGGAGGCCAGCCTCCTCGAGTCCCGCACCGCCGCCTTCCGGGAGCAGATGGAGGCCATGAGCCCCCAGCTCATCGCCACCCTCGAGAACCTCGGCGCCCGGCAGCTGAGCGCCGAGCTCTCCCGCAATCTCTCACCCCTGGCCATCCTGGGCGGGGAGAGCGTCGCCGAGGTGGCTGCCCGCCTCCTCGACGCCCTGCCGCTGGGCCCGGGCGCGGCGCCGGCGGGGATCGCCGAGGTGCTCCGGCTCGGGGGCGAGGGCGGAGAGGGCGCCTGACCTACTCGCCCTGCCCGGCCACGGTCCACTGCACGCCGGGCGGGATCAGGCCGGGCGCGGGCTCGGGGTCGGGGGAGGGGATCGCGGCGATGCCCTCCATCTGGCTCATGACGACGATCCGGAAGAGGTCGTGCCAGGCGAGGGTCGCCCAGACCCGCACCCCCGGCGCCGCCGGCAGCCCCTCCGGGCCGGTCTCCAGGCGCAGGTTGTAGTGGAGCACCCCCTGCCCCGAGGCCGGCACGAGGTGAATCCGCCGCCCCGGGGTCAGCCACTCGGGGGCCCGGGAGAGCTCGGCGGCCACCAGCTCGACCTGCAGCTCGTCGGTCTCGGAGGCGATCTCGAAGATCTCGGCCCGCACGCCGCCCTCGAGGTCGATCACCCGGCCCACCTCGAAGGGGACGACCTCGGCCTCGGGGGCCGGGGCCTCCACCACCTCGATCGGCACCAGCGGACCGGCGGGCGTGGCGACCACCGGCGTGACGATCGCGGGGTGGCCCTGGCGGGGACAGCAGTGCGGCCCGGGCGCGCTCCAGACCTCGGCCATGGTCATGCCGAAGAGGAGCCCGAAGAGGGCGGCGGCGACCCGGTGGCCGATGGCGAGGAAGAGTGATCTGGACATCGGTAGCCCCGAGGATAGCACAGCGCGGCACCGTCTACGGGCTGGGCACGATGCCCCCACGGGAGTAGGGTCCCCCCTTCGCTCCAGCGACCGCAGCAAAGAGGAGCTCGCATGAGCAGCAACGGAACGAAGGGCAGCAGCAAGGGTGCCAATGGCGCCCTCCAGGCGACCCCCGAGCGCGTGACCACCGGCCCCATCCCGGGCTCGAGCAAGGTCTATGTCGAGGGCGAGCAGGCGGGCGTCCGCGTGCCCTTCCGCAAGGTCGAGCTCTCCCCCACCCGCGAGGGAAGGGGCGAGGACACGACGCTGGTCCCCAACCCGCCGGTCTTCCTCTACGACACCTCCGGCCCCTACACCGACCCGGCCGCCACCATCGACGTCCACGTCGGCCTGCCGGCGCTGCGGGAGGCCTGGATCGAGGCGCGGGGTGACACCGAGCTGATCGCCGGCCGCGCGGTGAAGCCCGTCGACGACGGCCGCAAGGGCGACGCGGACGACGCCCCCCGCCCCCCCGAGATGAAGCAGCGCCGCCAGCAGGTGCGGCGCTCCACCGGCAAGCCCGTCACCCAGCTGGCCTACGCCCGGCGCGGGATCGTCACCCCCGAGATGGAGTTCGCGGCGATCCGCGAGAACCTCCTGCGCCAGCAGCTGAAGGCCGGCCTCTCGGTCCTGCCGGACGCCGAGCGCGAGGCGCGCCTCGCTGGCGAGGCCTTCGGCATCGACCTCTCCCAGGAGATCACCCCCGAGCTGGTCCGCGACGAGCTCGCCCGCGGCCGGGCCATCCTGCCGGCGAACATCAACCACCCCGAGAGCGAGCCGATGGTCATCGGCCGGCGCTTCCTCACCAAGATCAACGCCAACCTCGGCAACTCGGCCATCACCTCCTCCATCGAGGAGGAGGTCGAGAAGATGGTCTGGTCGATCCGCTGGGGCGCCGACACGGTGATGGACCTCTCCACCGGCCGGGACATCCACACCACCCGCGAGTGGATCCTGCGCAACGCCCCGGTGCCCATCGGGACCGTGCCCCTCTACCAGGCCCTCGAGAAGGTCGGCGGCGTCGCCGAGGACCTCACCTTCGAGCTCTTCATGGACACCCTGGTCGAGCAGTGCGAGCAGGGCGTGGACTACTTCACCGTCCACGCGGGCCTGCGCCTGCGGCACATCCCGCTGACCACCAAGCGGGTCACCGGGATCGTCTCCCGGGGCGGCTCGATCATGGCCAAGTGGTGCCTGGCCCACCACAAGGAGAGCTTCCTCTACGAGCGCTTCGAGGAGATCTGCGAGCTGCTGGCGCAGTACGACGTGGCCTTCTCGCTGGGCGACGGCCTGCGGCCCGGCTCGCTCGCCGACGCCAACGACGAGGCGCAGTTCGCCGAGCTCGACACCCTGGGCGAGCTGACCAAGCTCGCCTGGAAGCACGACGTGCAGACCATCATCGAGGGCCCCGGCCACGTGCCGATGCACCTGGTGAAGGAGAACGTCGACCGCCAGCTCGAGGTCTGCGGCGAGGCGCCCTTCTACACCCTCGGGCCACTCATCACCGACGTCTCCCCGGGCTACGACCACCTCTCCTCGGCCATCGGCGCCGCGATGATCGGCTGGTACGGCACGGCGATGCTCTGCTACGTGACGCCCAAGGAGCACCTGGGGCTGCCCGACCGCGACGACGTGAAGGAGGGGGTGATCGCCTACAAGGTCGCCGCCCACGCCGCCGACCTGGCCAAGGGCTTCCCCGGCGCCCGCGCCTGGGACGACGCCATGAGCAAGGCCCGCTTCGAGTTCCGGTGGGAGGATCAGTTCAAGCTGGCCCTCGACCCCGAGACCGCGAAGGCCTTCCACGACGAGACCCTC harbors:
- the thiC gene encoding phosphomethylpyrimidine synthase ThiC; translation: MSSNGTKGSSKGANGALQATPERVTTGPIPGSSKVYVEGEQAGVRVPFRKVELSPTREGRGEDTTLVPNPPVFLYDTSGPYTDPAATIDVHVGLPALREAWIEARGDTELIAGRAVKPVDDGRKGDADDAPRPPEMKQRRQQVRRSTGKPVTQLAYARRGIVTPEMEFAAIRENLLRQQLKAGLSVLPDAEREARLAGEAFGIDLSQEITPELVRDELARGRAILPANINHPESEPMVIGRRFLTKINANLGNSAITSSIEEEVEKMVWSIRWGADTVMDLSTGRDIHTTREWILRNAPVPIGTVPLYQALEKVGGVAEDLTFELFMDTLVEQCEQGVDYFTVHAGLRLRHIPLTTKRVTGIVSRGGSIMAKWCLAHHKESFLYERFEEICELLAQYDVAFSLGDGLRPGSLADANDEAQFAELDTLGELTKLAWKHDVQTIIEGPGHVPMHLVKENVDRQLEVCGEAPFYTLGPLITDVSPGYDHLSSAIGAAMIGWYGTAMLCYVTPKEHLGLPDRDDVKEGVIAYKVAAHAADLAKGFPGARAWDDAMSKARFEFRWEDQFKLALDPETAKAFHDETLPAEGAKSAHFCSMCGPKFCSMEITQDLRELARAQGKAVEEARSEGLTERARAFEDEGGEIYLQR
- a CDS encoding choice-of-anchor D domain-containing protein encodes the protein MNRAPLRLVSLTASLLLSLSLLTGGCGDDELVGFEAPPEPPLLPDIVSRPDIHDFGVLRVGEGGSVQIRVGNRGEGLLEVSSVTVTGDGAAAYLVTDDPVSAHAFAQNELADLTLEFRPAEARRYLAVLEIASNDPDENPLKIPLDGTGVVIDDPIAVCNVIPGTVHVGEGASFTGEGSHDPNGTAIVGYSWQLTARPQDSTLLLPGCASTMECGPFVPDAVGLYEATLTVTSASGLTGSCTATLEAIPPPEGPVAVCSVTPDTVAPPFASATWIGNASHDPDGRPLTYSWRIQSAPAGSAVNLSANCAGAPDCPGFTPDQAGPYVGELTVTNDAGLSDTCTATLLAEPAEALWVAMHWTFPGDDMDLHLIAPGGTPRSEGDCYFANCEISDGPGPDWGTQNLIDDDPALELDDIDGTGPENINIASPAPGQYKVMVHDYPGSLYPGANNVTVEVRLDGRLVYTDTRTISNEDSETDFCLIDWPSGVVTRL